In one window of Corynebacterium incognita DNA:
- a CDS encoding alpha-hydroxy acid oxidase — protein sequence MKRQLPQVGELKNLLRFDPPTLDRRAARLSKATDVTDLRKMAKRRTPKPAFDYVDGAAMREATHDETRAAFRDMRFVPNILRGADNVSLGATIAGGESALPFGIAPTGFTRFMHAEGEDAGAAAAAAAGVPFGLSTMGTRSIEEVAAANGNGRRWFQLYMWKERERNLDIMQRAAAAGFDTLLVTVDTPVAGKRLRDERNGMRIPPRLTAGTIVDAAWRPEWWFNFLTTEPVTFASLTSTTGTLRHLINDMFDPGLNFEDLKWIRSQWEGPLFVKGVVTPEDARKVLDLGADGIEVSSHGGRQLDQMINPLRALENIRAEVGDDVEIIYDSGVLSGADVATALALGADFVLVGRAYLYGLMAGGREGVDKVIELLTAELTNTMQLLGVERPSEISRDHVMTPWD from the coding sequence ATGAAACGCCAGCTGCCCCAGGTCGGAGAACTCAAGAATCTACTCCGCTTTGACCCGCCCACCCTGGATCGGCGCGCGGCTCGGCTGTCCAAAGCCACCGACGTCACCGACCTTCGCAAGATGGCCAAGCGGCGCACCCCCAAGCCCGCCTTCGACTACGTGGATGGCGCCGCCATGCGCGAGGCGACCCACGACGAGACCCGCGCCGCCTTCCGCGACATGCGGTTTGTGCCGAATATCCTGCGGGGCGCGGACAACGTCTCCTTGGGCGCCACGATCGCGGGCGGCGAGTCCGCGCTGCCATTTGGCATTGCCCCGACTGGCTTCACCCGCTTTATGCACGCTGAAGGTGAGGACGCCGGCGCGGCGGCCGCGGCCGCCGCGGGGGTTCCCTTCGGCTTGTCCACGATGGGAACCCGTTCCATCGAGGAGGTCGCCGCGGCCAACGGAAATGGTCGGCGCTGGTTCCAGCTGTACATGTGGAAAGAACGCGAGCGGAACCTCGATATTATGCAGCGCGCGGCCGCCGCGGGCTTCGACACCCTATTGGTCACCGTGGACACCCCGGTGGCTGGCAAGCGCCTGCGCGACGAGCGCAACGGCATGCGCATCCCGCCGCGGCTGACCGCGGGCACCATCGTGGACGCCGCATGGCGCCCAGAGTGGTGGTTCAACTTCCTCACCACGGAGCCGGTGACCTTCGCATCCCTGACCTCCACCACGGGCACACTTCGGCACCTGATCAATGACATGTTTGACCCTGGCCTGAACTTCGAGGACCTGAAGTGGATTCGTTCGCAGTGGGAGGGCCCGCTCTTCGTCAAGGGTGTGGTGACTCCGGAAGACGCGCGCAAGGTGCTCGATCTGGGCGCGGACGGCATCGAGGTCTCCAGCCACGGCGGCCGCCAGTTGGACCAAATGATTAACCCGCTGCGGGCGTTAGAAAACATCCGCGCGGAGGTGGGCGACGACGTGGAGATCATCTACGACTCCGGTGTGCTCTCTGGCGCAGACGTCGCCACCGCTTTGGCGCTGGGCGCGGACTTCGTGCTGGTCGGCCGCGCCTACCTTTACGGACTCATGGCCGGTGGCCGCGAGGGTGTGGACAAGGTCATTGAATTGCTCACGGCGGAGCTCACCAACACCATGCAGTTGCTCGGTGTCGAGCGCCCCAGCGAGATTTCGCGCGACCACGTGATGACCCCCTGGGATTAG
- a CDS encoding chorismate mutase, with protein sequence MTEDLSDAFAVRMPSGTDDPLSDQEIQRYREEIDRMDNIILEAVKRRSEISRAIGRTRMSSGGTKLVHTREVAIINRFRDEVGEEGPALAGILLRMGRGRLG encoded by the coding sequence ATGACTGAAGACTTGAGCGATGCATTCGCCGTGCGCATGCCGTCCGGCACCGATGATCCCCTCTCGGATCAGGAGATCCAGCGCTACCGCGAAGAGATCGACCGGATGGACAACATCATCCTGGAGGCAGTCAAGCGCCGCAGCGAGATCTCCCGAGCCATCGGCCGCACCCGGATGAGTTCCGGTGGAACAAAGCTCGTGCATACCCGCGAGGTGGCCATCATCAACCGCTTCCGCGATGAAGTCGGCGAAGAAGGCCCCGCGCTCGCGGGCATTTTGCTGCGCATGGGCCGCGGCCGCCTGGGCTAG
- a CDS encoding MFS transporter → MSTKHIRYPRLTAALAIVLSAANLRTAITALAPLIPTIQEKIGLSGSLVGILGTIPTAMFALSAFALPRMKEKMTLSEMMLVSMGLTTLGQLLRVAYPSPAVLLVGSIVALFAVGILNSTMPLVVREYFPNHVPGMSLTYMMTGQVVLAIAPVIAVPLMLRADAAGAPGWQISLGLWAVVSLAATIAWVPLLIRRGPNPNVTAPELNFRMPVWKTPVGLGMAFMFGCNSMVAYTMMTFLPQIFMEAGAAPDTAAQMLALWTALGIPVTLLGPWLAGRLANVFPAVAASGLAFIIGHLGLAFAPLALPWLWCVLSAGGTIVFSMAMVLVNIRAKTLEGATALTSFGQGVGYTIASIGPLLTGVLFQATGTFTLALCVLSSMGVVMLVAGFFATRQVYVEDQLPFHS, encoded by the coding sequence ATGTCCACCAAACACATTAGATACCCACGCCTTACCGCGGCGCTGGCCATCGTGCTCTCCGCGGCGAACCTGCGTACCGCCATCACGGCGCTGGCCCCGCTCATCCCCACCATCCAAGAGAAAATTGGCCTGAGTGGCTCACTGGTAGGCATCCTCGGCACCATCCCCACCGCCATGTTCGCGCTTTCCGCATTTGCGTTGCCGCGGATGAAGGAGAAGATGACGCTCTCGGAGATGATGTTGGTCTCCATGGGGCTGACCACTCTGGGGCAGCTGTTGCGCGTGGCCTATCCCTCCCCGGCCGTGCTGTTGGTGGGCAGTATCGTCGCGCTCTTTGCCGTGGGCATCCTCAATTCCACCATGCCGCTGGTGGTCCGCGAGTACTTCCCCAACCACGTTCCCGGCATGTCGCTGACGTACATGATGACCGGCCAGGTGGTGCTCGCCATCGCCCCCGTCATCGCGGTGCCGCTCATGCTGCGTGCCGACGCCGCCGGCGCCCCCGGCTGGCAAATCTCCCTGGGGCTGTGGGCCGTGGTGTCCCTGGCCGCGACGATCGCGTGGGTGCCGTTGCTCATCCGTCGCGGGCCCAACCCCAACGTCACGGCCCCGGAGCTCAACTTCCGCATGCCGGTGTGGAAGACGCCCGTGGGCCTGGGCATGGCGTTCATGTTCGGGTGCAACTCCATGGTGGCTTATACGATGATGACCTTCCTGCCGCAGATTTTCATGGAGGCCGGGGCGGCTCCCGACACCGCGGCGCAGATGCTTGCGTTGTGGACGGCGCTGGGCATCCCAGTCACGCTCCTGGGCCCCTGGCTGGCGGGTAGGTTGGCCAACGTCTTCCCGGCGGTCGCGGCATCCGGACTGGCATTCATCATCGGCCACCTCGGCCTCGCGTTCGCTCCCCTGGCGCTGCCGTGGCTGTGGTGCGTGCTGTCGGCGGGCGGCACCATCGTGTTTTCCATGGCGATGGTCCTCGTGAACATTCGCGCAAAAACTCTAGAAGGTGCTACCGCTCTCACATCGTTTGGCCAAGGCGTGGGCTACACGATCGCCTCAATCGGCCCCTTGCTGACCGGTGTGTTATTCCAGGCCACCGGCACTTTCACGCTCGCGCTGTGCGTACTGTCCTCGATGGGTGTGGTCATGCTCGTGGCCGGGTTCTTTGCCACGCGCCAGGTCTATGTTGAGGACCAGCTGCCGTTTCATAGCTAG
- a CDS encoding Fpg/Nei family DNA glycosylase: MPEGDSVLQLANKLQFMVGREVTHTSLRVPRYATVRFDGATAQRVWPYGKHLFMQFDEHILHTHLKMEGTWSIHYAGDTWRKPGFTARVVLQLAATPRDIELVGHELGMVEAYPADYYHERIAHLGPDILAADWEDVGREEALRRILARPSRSIGAALLDQKNLAGIGNEYRAEACFIAGLHPASPVAAVGERGVERVVDVARKIMWANRFSPVRVTTGVRRAGETGYVFGRNNQRCRRCGTLIVKGTLGGVDAGGDEGELERIIWWCPRCQPR; this comes from the coding sequence ATGCCCGAGGGAGATTCCGTCCTGCAGCTGGCCAACAAGCTGCAGTTCATGGTGGGCAGGGAGGTTACGCACACCTCCCTGCGCGTGCCGCGTTATGCCACCGTACGCTTCGACGGCGCCACTGCCCAGCGCGTGTGGCCTTATGGCAAACACCTGTTCATGCAGTTCGATGAGCATATCCTGCACACCCACCTCAAGATGGAAGGTACGTGGTCCATCCACTACGCGGGCGATACATGGCGCAAGCCCGGCTTTACTGCGCGGGTGGTGCTGCAGCTCGCGGCGACGCCGCGCGACATCGAACTCGTGGGTCACGAGCTCGGCATGGTCGAGGCCTACCCGGCGGACTATTACCACGAACGTATCGCGCACCTGGGCCCGGATATCTTGGCTGCGGACTGGGAGGACGTCGGCCGCGAGGAGGCGCTGCGCCGGATTCTTGCGCGGCCGTCGCGAAGCATTGGCGCGGCGCTGCTGGATCAGAAGAACCTCGCGGGCATCGGCAATGAATACCGCGCCGAGGCGTGTTTTATCGCGGGGCTGCACCCGGCGTCGCCAGTCGCCGCGGTGGGGGAGCGCGGCGTGGAACGCGTGGTGGACGTCGCACGGAAGATTATGTGGGCGAACCGTTTCTCGCCCGTCCGCGTGACCACGGGTGTGCGCCGCGCCGGGGAGACCGGCTACGTCTTTGGGCGCAACAACCAGCGGTGTCGGCGCTGCGGGACGCTCATCGTCAAGGGCACCCTCGGCGGCGTGGACGCCGGGGGTGACGAAGGCGAGCTCGAGCGCATCATCTGGTGGTGCCCGCGTTGCCAGCCACGCTAG
- a CDS encoding YccF domain-containing protein — protein MKTLLNIIWFICGGFFLAAGYFLFGIIACLFIVTIPAGVASFRMANFALWPFGRSVVQPVRGTGGMSAVSNVIWFLVAGLWLAIGHVTTAAAQAVTIIGLPLAWANIKMIPVTCFPFGKQVVDSDHIPFGYEPMVQL, from the coding sequence ATGAAGACACTGCTCAATATCATTTGGTTCATCTGCGGCGGATTCTTTTTGGCCGCAGGCTACTTCCTGTTCGGCATTATCGCGTGCCTGTTCATTGTCACCATCCCGGCGGGTGTGGCGAGCTTCCGCATGGCCAATTTCGCTCTGTGGCCGTTTGGCCGCTCCGTGGTGCAACCGGTGCGCGGCACCGGCGGCATGAGCGCGGTGAGCAACGTCATCTGGTTCCTCGTTGCGGGTTTGTGGCTGGCGATCGGCCACGTGACCACCGCGGCCGCGCAGGCGGTGACCATTATCGGCCTGCCGCTGGCGTGGGCGAACATCAAGATGATCCCGGTGACCTGCTTCCCGTTTGGCAAGCAGGTCGTGGACTCGGATCACATTCCGTTTGGTTACGAGCCGATGGTTCAGCTCTAG
- the pgi gene encoding glucose-6-phosphate isomerase, whose protein sequence is MDITASPQWAALKGLFATKKDLQLRELFAQDSQRAESLTFDAAGLHVDLSKNLVDSEVLDALAALADAAGLSERREAMLVGEHINNTEDRAVLHTALRLPVEEDLTVDGQDVAADVHEVLGRMRDFATDLRAGNWLGHTGHTIKKVVNIGIGGSDLGPAMAAQALRSYEVAGISAEFVSNVDPADMAATLERVDPGSTLFIVASKTFTTQETLANANAARRWLLEQFDGDESAIAKHFVAVSTNAEKVAEFGIDTKNMFGFWDWVGGRYSVSSAIGLSLMCTIGPLDFMRFLEGFHAMDRHFATAPTKENVPVLMALLGIWYTNFHGAQSHAVLPYSQDLARFPAYLQQLTMESLGKSVRRDGTAVTTDTGEIYWGEPGTNGQHAFFQLIHQGTRLVPADFIGFVRPKEDLPAADGTGSMHDLLMGNFFAQTKVLAFGKTEEEIAAEGVDADIVPHKVMPGNRPTTTILAEELTPSVLGALIALYEHIVFTQSVIWDINAFDQWGVELGKKQANDLAPAVAGEVAPDTGDASTDALLTYYRSRR, encoded by the coding sequence ATGGATATCACCGCTTCGCCGCAATGGGCGGCCCTGAAGGGACTGTTCGCCACTAAGAAGGATCTGCAGCTGCGCGAGCTTTTTGCTCAGGACTCACAGCGCGCTGAGTCGCTGACCTTCGACGCCGCGGGGTTGCACGTCGATCTGTCCAAAAACTTGGTGGATTCCGAGGTCCTGGACGCCCTGGCCGCGCTTGCCGACGCCGCGGGGCTGAGCGAGCGTCGAGAAGCAATGCTCGTCGGCGAGCACATCAACAACACCGAGGACCGCGCGGTGCTGCATACCGCGCTGCGCCTGCCAGTGGAGGAAGACCTGACCGTCGACGGCCAAGACGTCGCCGCCGACGTCCACGAGGTCTTGGGCCGCATGCGCGATTTTGCCACGGACCTGCGCGCCGGCAACTGGCTGGGACACACCGGACACACCATCAAGAAGGTGGTCAACATTGGCATCGGTGGCTCCGACCTGGGCCCCGCCATGGCAGCGCAGGCGCTGCGCTCCTACGAGGTCGCGGGTATCTCCGCCGAGTTCGTCTCCAACGTGGACCCGGCGGACATGGCCGCCACCCTGGAGCGCGTGGACCCGGGTTCCACGCTGTTCATCGTGGCGTCTAAGACCTTCACCACCCAGGAGACCCTGGCCAACGCGAACGCCGCGCGCCGCTGGCTGCTGGAGCAGTTCGACGGCGACGAGTCCGCCATCGCCAAGCACTTCGTGGCGGTATCCACCAACGCGGAAAAGGTCGCCGAGTTCGGCATCGACACCAAGAACATGTTCGGTTTCTGGGACTGGGTAGGCGGCCGCTACTCCGTATCCTCCGCCATCGGCCTGTCCCTCATGTGCACCATTGGGCCGTTGGACTTCATGCGCTTCCTTGAGGGATTCCACGCGATGGACCGCCACTTTGCCACGGCCCCGACCAAGGAAAACGTTCCCGTACTCATGGCTCTGCTGGGGATCTGGTATACCAACTTCCACGGCGCCCAGTCCCACGCGGTGCTCCCCTACTCCCAGGACCTGGCGCGCTTCCCCGCCTACCTGCAGCAGCTGACCATGGAGTCCTTGGGCAAGTCCGTGCGCCGCGACGGCACCGCGGTGACCACGGACACCGGTGAAATCTACTGGGGCGAGCCGGGCACCAACGGCCAGCACGCCTTCTTCCAGCTCATCCACCAGGGCACCCGCCTGGTTCCTGCGGACTTCATCGGCTTCGTCCGCCCGAAGGAGGACCTCCCGGCGGCCGACGGCACCGGTTCCATGCATGACCTGCTCATGGGCAACTTCTTCGCACAGACCAAGGTGCTGGCGTTTGGCAAGACCGAGGAAGAGATCGCGGCCGAGGGCGTGGACGCGGACATCGTCCCGCACAAGGTCATGCCGGGCAACCGCCCCACCACCACCATCCTCGCGGAGGAGTTAACCCCGTCCGTGCTCGGCGCGCTCATCGCGCTCTACGAGCACATCGTGTTCACCCAGTCCGTCATCTGGGACATCAACGCCTTCGATCAGTGGGGCGTGGAGCTGGGCAAGAAGCAGGCCAACGACCTCGCCCCCGCCGTCGCCGGCGAGGTCGCCCCTGACACCGGCGACGCCTCCACCGACGCGTTGCTCACCTACTACCGTTCGCGACGCTAG
- a CDS encoding DedA family protein: MQHIIDWVVNLMSVLGAPGVGVAILLENLFPPIPSEVVLPLAGFTVASGEMNFIAALIWSTIGAVVGALILYWIGAAIGARRLYNIAERMWLVEGDDVTKSLVAFDKYGSASVFFGRFIPGIRSLISIPAGIDRMPLPKFIAWTTVGSFIWNAVLIALGYWLGDAYTKVADVIDSYSTVVYAIIALILVAILVYLVRRYLRMRKTGDDPDRDLEAEEQILRQYEARGRRKEREAEES; this comes from the coding sequence ATGCAACACATCATTGACTGGGTAGTGAACTTGATGAGCGTGCTCGGCGCTCCAGGCGTGGGCGTGGCCATCCTTCTAGAGAACCTGTTCCCGCCAATTCCCTCCGAGGTGGTGCTCCCGCTCGCCGGTTTCACTGTGGCCAGCGGTGAGATGAACTTCATCGCCGCGCTGATCTGGTCAACCATCGGCGCTGTCGTCGGCGCGCTCATCCTGTACTGGATCGGCGCGGCGATTGGCGCCCGCCGCCTCTACAACATTGCTGAGCGGATGTGGCTGGTGGAGGGCGACGACGTCACCAAGTCCCTCGTTGCCTTTGATAAGTACGGCAGCGCTTCGGTCTTCTTCGGCCGCTTCATCCCCGGCATCCGTTCGCTGATTTCCATCCCAGCGGGCATTGACCGCATGCCGTTGCCCAAGTTCATCGCCTGGACCACCGTGGGTTCCTTCATCTGGAACGCGGTGCTCATCGCGCTGGGGTATTGGCTGGGCGACGCCTACACCAAGGTCGCCGACGTCATCGATAGCTACTCCACGGTGGTCTACGCGATCATCGCTCTCATCTTGGTGGCCATCTTGGTCTACCTGGTCCGTCGCTACCTGCGCATGCGCAAGACCGGCGACGACCCAGACCGCGATCTGGAGGCCGAGGAACAGATCCTGCGCCAGTACGAGGCACGCGGGCGTCGTAAAGAACGCGAGGCCGAAGAAAGCTAG